One stretch of Nomascus leucogenys isolate Asia chromosome 9, Asia_NLE_v1, whole genome shotgun sequence DNA includes these proteins:
- the PROSER1 gene encoding proline and serine-rich protein 1 isoform X1 produces the protein MVSWELYSDGPPFRSRLYKSLIALYFWAVLTEYKLKAIEYVHGYFSSEQVVDLLRYFSWAEPQLKAMKALQHKMVAVQPTEVVNILNCFTFSKDKLVALELLASNIIDAQNSRPIEDLFRINMSEKKRCKRILEQAFKGGCKAPHAMISSCGTIPGNPYPKGRPSRINGIFPGTPLKKDGEECTNEGKGIAARILGPSKPPPSTYNPHKPVPYPIPPCRPHATIAPSAYNNAGLVPLANVIAPPPPPYTPNPVGTENEDLSNLSKPVQNQTFSTPASQLFSPHGSNPSTPAATPVPTASPVKAVNHPSASAAATVSGMNLLNTVLPVFPGQVSSAVHTPQPSIPNPTVIRTPSLPTAPVTSIHSTTTTPVPSIFSSLVSLPGPAATPTPATPTPGPTPRSTLGSSEAFASTSAPFTSLPFSTSSTAASTSNPNSASLSSVFAGLPLPLPPTSQGLSNPTPVIAGGSTPSVAGPLGVNSPLLSALKGFLTSNDTNLISSSALSSAVTSGLASLSSLTLQNSDSSASAPNKCYAPSAIPTPQRTSTPGLALFPGLPSPVANSASTPLTLPVQSPLATAASASTSAPVSCGSSASLLHGPHPGTSDLHISSTPAVTTLPVMIKTEPTSPTPSAFKGPSHSGNPSHGTLGLSGTLGRAYTSTSVPISLSTCLNPALSGLSSLSTPLNGSNPLSSISLPPHGSSTPIAPVFTALPPFTSLTNNFPLTGNPSLNPSVSLPGSLIATSSTAATSTSLPHPSSTAAVLSGLSASAPVSAAPFPLNLSTAVPSLFSVTQGPLSSSNPSYPGFSVSNTPSVTPALPSFPGLQAPSTVAAVTPLPVAATAPSPAPVLPGFASAFSSNFNSALVAQAGLSSGLQAAGSSVFPGLLSLPGIPGFSQNPSQSSLQELQHNAAAQSALLQQVHSASALESYPAQPDGFPSYPSAPGTPFSLQPSLSQSGWQ, from the exons ATGGTGTCGTGGGAATTATATTCAGACGGCCCTCCGTTCCGAAGCCGGCTTTACAAATCCTTAATAGCTCTGTACTTTTGG gctgTTTTGACagaatacaaattaaaagcaaTTGAATATGTGCATGGATACTTTTCTAGTGAACAG GTGGTTGATTTGCTGAGATATTTTTCCTGGGCCGAGCCCCAGTTGAAGGCAATGAAAGCATTACAGCAT AAAATGGTGGCTGTCCAGCCAACAGAAGTGGTCAATATACTCAACTGTTTCACTTTCAGTAAAGACAAACTAGTTGCTCTTGAACTGTTAGCCTc GAACATTATTGATGCACAGAATTCTCGTCCTATTGAAGATTTATTCAGGATAAATATGTCTGAGAAGAAGCGGTGCAAGAGAATACTCGAGCAG GCTTTCAAGGGGGGCTGCAAAGCTCCTCATGCTATGATATCTTCTTGTGGAACGATCCCAGGAAATCCATATCCCAAAGGAAGACCTAGCCGCATAAATGGAATTTTCCCA ggaacTCCTTTGAAAAAAGATGGTGAAGAATGTACTAATGAAGGCAAAGGAATAGCTGCACGAATTCTTGGACCATCCAAACCA CCTCCTTCAACATATAATCCACATAAACCTGTTCCTTATCCGATACCTCCATGCCGACCACATGCAACTATTGCACCAA gtgCTTATAACAATGCAGGTCTGGTACCATTAGCGAATGTCATagctccacctccacctccatatACTCCTAATCCTGTAGGAACAG agaaTGAAGACCTTTCCAATCTGTCAAAACCTGTACAGAATCAAA CATTTTCCACCCCAGCAAGTCAACTCTTTTCTCCTCATGGTTCTAATCCTTCAACACCTGCTGCAACTCCTGTTCCTACTGCATCCCCAGTCAAGGCAGTCAATCATCCATCAGCATCAGCAGCTGCCACCGTTTCTGGAATGAACCTGCTGAATACTGTCCTTCCTGTGTTCCCAGGGCAGGTCTCCTCAGCCGTTCACACACCTCAGCCATCAATACCAAACCCAACAGTTATCAGAACCCCTTCATTGCCCACTGCACCTGTTACATCCATCCACAGTACAACCACCACTCCTGTTCCTTCCATTTTTTCTAGCCTAGTGTCACTGCCAGGTCCTGCTGCCACTCCTACTCCAGCCACTCCTACCCCAGGACCTACACCACGGTCCACTCTTGGTTCCAGTGAAGCATTTGCTTCTACTTCTGCACCTTTCACTAGCCTCCCCTTTTCCACCAGCTCTACTGCTGCTTCTACCAGCAACCCAAATTCTGCTTCATTGTCATCAGTTTTTGCAGGGCTCCCTTTGCCCTTACCACCAACATCCCAAGGCCTGTCCAACCCGACTCCTGTAATTGCTGGTGGCTCTACTCCCAGCGTTGCCGGTCCACTTGGTGTGAACAGTCCTCTTTTGTCTGCGTTAAAAGGTTTTCTGACATCCAATGACACCAATTTAATCAGCTCCTCTGCTTTATCCTCTGCTGTCACAAGTGGGCTGGCTTCACTATCTTCTCTTACTCTTCAGAACTCTGACTCTTCTGCTTCAGCCCCTAACAAGTGCTATGCCCCATCAGCCATCCCTACCCCACAGAGGACTTCCACTCCAGGGTTGGCCCTGTTCCCAGGCCTGCCGTCTCCTGTGGCTAACTCAGCTTCCACTCCCCTGACATTGCCTGTACAGTCTCCTTTAGCCACTGCTGCATCAGCTTCCACGTCAGCGCCAGTTAGCTGTGGCTCCTCAGCCTCCCTTTTGCATGGCCCCCACCCAGGTACCTCAGATCTGCATATTTCATCTACCCCTGCTGTAACAACTCTTCCTGTTATGATCAAAACTGAGCCCACGAGTCCTACTCCCTCGGCCTTCAAAGGTCCATCTCATTCTGGGAATCCCTCTCATGGCACTTTAGGTTTGTCAGGGACATTGGGCCGTGCATATACTTCAACATCCGTGCCCATCAGTTTATCTACTTGCCTTAATCCTGCATTGTCAGGTCTCTCCAGCTTGAGTACTCCTTTAAATGGTTCAAATCCCCTTTCCTCTATTTCCCTTCCACCACATGGTTCCTCCACTCCCATTGCACCAGTATTCACTGCTCTTCCTCCTTTTACTTCTTTGACCAACAATTTTCCTTTAACTGGCAACCCATCTCTTAATCCATCAGTATCTCTCCCAGGGTCATTAATAGCCACCTCATCTACTGCTGCCACCTCCACATCTCTCCCTCATCCCAGCTCGACGGCAGCTGTTCTCTCAGGGCTTTCTGCTTCAGCACCGGTCTCAGCAGCACCTTTCCCCCTCAACCTGTCCACTGCTGTTCCCTCACTTTTCTCAGTTACTCAAGGACCTCTGTCATCTTCAAATCCCTCCTACCCAGGCTTTTCTGTCTCTAATACCCCAAGCGTTACCCCTGCTCTTCCCTCATTCCCGGGGCTGCAGGCGCCCTCTACAGTCGCAGCTGTCACACCACTACCTGTGGCTGCCACAGCCCCATCCCCGGCTCCAGTCCTTCCAGGATTCGCCTCAGCATTCAGTTCCAATTTCAACTCCGCTCTTGTTGCACAAGCCGG TTTATCATCTGGACTTCAAGCTGCAGGCAGTTCTGTTTTTCCAGGCCTTTTGTCCCTCCCAGGTATCCCTGGGTTTTCTCAGAATCCTTCACAATCATCCTTGCAAGAATTACAGCATAATGCGGCCGCACAGTCAGCATTGTTACAGCAG GTCCATTCAGCTTCGGCTCTGGAAAGCTATCCAGCTCAGCCTGATGGGTTTCCTAGTTATCCTTCAGCGCCAGGAACACCATTTTCTTTGCAACCAAGCCTGTCCCAAAGTGGATGGCAGTGA
- the PROSER1 gene encoding proline and serine-rich protein 1 isoform X2 — MDKKSFEMVLDEIRKAVLTEYKLKAIEYVHGYFSSEQVVDLLRYFSWAEPQLKAMKALQHKMVAVQPTEVVNILNCFTFSKDKLVALELLASNIIDAQNSRPIEDLFRINMSEKKRCKRILEQAFKGGCKAPHAMISSCGTIPGNPYPKGRPSRINGIFPGTPLKKDGEECTNEGKGIAARILGPSKPPPSTYNPHKPVPYPIPPCRPHATIAPSAYNNAGLVPLANVIAPPPPPYTPNPVGTENEDLSNLSKPVQNQTFSTPASQLFSPHGSNPSTPAATPVPTASPVKAVNHPSASAAATVSGMNLLNTVLPVFPGQVSSAVHTPQPSIPNPTVIRTPSLPTAPVTSIHSTTTTPVPSIFSSLVSLPGPAATPTPATPTPGPTPRSTLGSSEAFASTSAPFTSLPFSTSSTAASTSNPNSASLSSVFAGLPLPLPPTSQGLSNPTPVIAGGSTPSVAGPLGVNSPLLSALKGFLTSNDTNLISSSALSSAVTSGLASLSSLTLQNSDSSASAPNKCYAPSAIPTPQRTSTPGLALFPGLPSPVANSASTPLTLPVQSPLATAASASTSAPVSCGSSASLLHGPHPGTSDLHISSTPAVTTLPVMIKTEPTSPTPSAFKGPSHSGNPSHGTLGLSGTLGRAYTSTSVPISLSTCLNPALSGLSSLSTPLNGSNPLSSISLPPHGSSTPIAPVFTALPPFTSLTNNFPLTGNPSLNPSVSLPGSLIATSSTAATSTSLPHPSSTAAVLSGLSASAPVSAAPFPLNLSTAVPSLFSVTQGPLSSSNPSYPGFSVSNTPSVTPALPSFPGLQAPSTVAAVTPLPVAATAPSPAPVLPGFASAFSSNFNSALVAQAGLSSGLQAAGSSVFPGLLSLPGIPGFSQNPSQSSLQELQHNAAAQSALLQQVHSASALESYPAQPDGFPSYPSAPGTPFSLQPSLSQSGWQ; from the exons ATGGATAAAAAGTCCTTTGAAATGGTGCTGGATGAAATTAGAAAG gctgTTTTGACagaatacaaattaaaagcaaTTGAATATGTGCATGGATACTTTTCTAGTGAACAG GTGGTTGATTTGCTGAGATATTTTTCCTGGGCCGAGCCCCAGTTGAAGGCAATGAAAGCATTACAGCAT AAAATGGTGGCTGTCCAGCCAACAGAAGTGGTCAATATACTCAACTGTTTCACTTTCAGTAAAGACAAACTAGTTGCTCTTGAACTGTTAGCCTc GAACATTATTGATGCACAGAATTCTCGTCCTATTGAAGATTTATTCAGGATAAATATGTCTGAGAAGAAGCGGTGCAAGAGAATACTCGAGCAG GCTTTCAAGGGGGGCTGCAAAGCTCCTCATGCTATGATATCTTCTTGTGGAACGATCCCAGGAAATCCATATCCCAAAGGAAGACCTAGCCGCATAAATGGAATTTTCCCA ggaacTCCTTTGAAAAAAGATGGTGAAGAATGTACTAATGAAGGCAAAGGAATAGCTGCACGAATTCTTGGACCATCCAAACCA CCTCCTTCAACATATAATCCACATAAACCTGTTCCTTATCCGATACCTCCATGCCGACCACATGCAACTATTGCACCAA gtgCTTATAACAATGCAGGTCTGGTACCATTAGCGAATGTCATagctccacctccacctccatatACTCCTAATCCTGTAGGAACAG agaaTGAAGACCTTTCCAATCTGTCAAAACCTGTACAGAATCAAA CATTTTCCACCCCAGCAAGTCAACTCTTTTCTCCTCATGGTTCTAATCCTTCAACACCTGCTGCAACTCCTGTTCCTACTGCATCCCCAGTCAAGGCAGTCAATCATCCATCAGCATCAGCAGCTGCCACCGTTTCTGGAATGAACCTGCTGAATACTGTCCTTCCTGTGTTCCCAGGGCAGGTCTCCTCAGCCGTTCACACACCTCAGCCATCAATACCAAACCCAACAGTTATCAGAACCCCTTCATTGCCCACTGCACCTGTTACATCCATCCACAGTACAACCACCACTCCTGTTCCTTCCATTTTTTCTAGCCTAGTGTCACTGCCAGGTCCTGCTGCCACTCCTACTCCAGCCACTCCTACCCCAGGACCTACACCACGGTCCACTCTTGGTTCCAGTGAAGCATTTGCTTCTACTTCTGCACCTTTCACTAGCCTCCCCTTTTCCACCAGCTCTACTGCTGCTTCTACCAGCAACCCAAATTCTGCTTCATTGTCATCAGTTTTTGCAGGGCTCCCTTTGCCCTTACCACCAACATCCCAAGGCCTGTCCAACCCGACTCCTGTAATTGCTGGTGGCTCTACTCCCAGCGTTGCCGGTCCACTTGGTGTGAACAGTCCTCTTTTGTCTGCGTTAAAAGGTTTTCTGACATCCAATGACACCAATTTAATCAGCTCCTCTGCTTTATCCTCTGCTGTCACAAGTGGGCTGGCTTCACTATCTTCTCTTACTCTTCAGAACTCTGACTCTTCTGCTTCAGCCCCTAACAAGTGCTATGCCCCATCAGCCATCCCTACCCCACAGAGGACTTCCACTCCAGGGTTGGCCCTGTTCCCAGGCCTGCCGTCTCCTGTGGCTAACTCAGCTTCCACTCCCCTGACATTGCCTGTACAGTCTCCTTTAGCCACTGCTGCATCAGCTTCCACGTCAGCGCCAGTTAGCTGTGGCTCCTCAGCCTCCCTTTTGCATGGCCCCCACCCAGGTACCTCAGATCTGCATATTTCATCTACCCCTGCTGTAACAACTCTTCCTGTTATGATCAAAACTGAGCCCACGAGTCCTACTCCCTCGGCCTTCAAAGGTCCATCTCATTCTGGGAATCCCTCTCATGGCACTTTAGGTTTGTCAGGGACATTGGGCCGTGCATATACTTCAACATCCGTGCCCATCAGTTTATCTACTTGCCTTAATCCTGCATTGTCAGGTCTCTCCAGCTTGAGTACTCCTTTAAATGGTTCAAATCCCCTTTCCTCTATTTCCCTTCCACCACATGGTTCCTCCACTCCCATTGCACCAGTATTCACTGCTCTTCCTCCTTTTACTTCTTTGACCAACAATTTTCCTTTAACTGGCAACCCATCTCTTAATCCATCAGTATCTCTCCCAGGGTCATTAATAGCCACCTCATCTACTGCTGCCACCTCCACATCTCTCCCTCATCCCAGCTCGACGGCAGCTGTTCTCTCAGGGCTTTCTGCTTCAGCACCGGTCTCAGCAGCACCTTTCCCCCTCAACCTGTCCACTGCTGTTCCCTCACTTTTCTCAGTTACTCAAGGACCTCTGTCATCTTCAAATCCCTCCTACCCAGGCTTTTCTGTCTCTAATACCCCAAGCGTTACCCCTGCTCTTCCCTCATTCCCGGGGCTGCAGGCGCCCTCTACAGTCGCAGCTGTCACACCACTACCTGTGGCTGCCACAGCCCCATCCCCGGCTCCAGTCCTTCCAGGATTCGCCTCAGCATTCAGTTCCAATTTCAACTCCGCTCTTGTTGCACAAGCCGG TTTATCATCTGGACTTCAAGCTGCAGGCAGTTCTGTTTTTCCAGGCCTTTTGTCCCTCCCAGGTATCCCTGGGTTTTCTCAGAATCCTTCACAATCATCCTTGCAAGAATTACAGCATAATGCGGCCGCACAGTCAGCATTGTTACAGCAG GTCCATTCAGCTTCGGCTCTGGAAAGCTATCCAGCTCAGCCTGATGGGTTTCCTAGTTATCCTTCAGCGCCAGGAACACCATTTTCTTTGCAACCAAGCCTGTCCCAAAGTGGATGGCAGTGA
- the PROSER1 gene encoding proline and serine-rich protein 1 isoform X3, producing the protein MDKKSFEMVLDEIRKVVDLLRYFSWAEPQLKAMKALQHKMVAVQPTEVVNILNCFTFSKDKLVALELLASNIIDAQNSRPIEDLFRINMSEKKRCKRILEQAFKGGCKAPHAMISSCGTIPGNPYPKGRPSRINGIFPGTPLKKDGEECTNEGKGIAARILGPSKPPPSTYNPHKPVPYPIPPCRPHATIAPSAYNNAGLVPLANVIAPPPPPYTPNPVGTENEDLSNLSKPVQNQTFSTPASQLFSPHGSNPSTPAATPVPTASPVKAVNHPSASAAATVSGMNLLNTVLPVFPGQVSSAVHTPQPSIPNPTVIRTPSLPTAPVTSIHSTTTTPVPSIFSSLVSLPGPAATPTPATPTPGPTPRSTLGSSEAFASTSAPFTSLPFSTSSTAASTSNPNSASLSSVFAGLPLPLPPTSQGLSNPTPVIAGGSTPSVAGPLGVNSPLLSALKGFLTSNDTNLISSSALSSAVTSGLASLSSLTLQNSDSSASAPNKCYAPSAIPTPQRTSTPGLALFPGLPSPVANSASTPLTLPVQSPLATAASASTSAPVSCGSSASLLHGPHPGTSDLHISSTPAVTTLPVMIKTEPTSPTPSAFKGPSHSGNPSHGTLGLSGTLGRAYTSTSVPISLSTCLNPALSGLSSLSTPLNGSNPLSSISLPPHGSSTPIAPVFTALPPFTSLTNNFPLTGNPSLNPSVSLPGSLIATSSTAATSTSLPHPSSTAAVLSGLSASAPVSAAPFPLNLSTAVPSLFSVTQGPLSSSNPSYPGFSVSNTPSVTPALPSFPGLQAPSTVAAVTPLPVAATAPSPAPVLPGFASAFSSNFNSALVAQAGLSSGLQAAGSSVFPGLLSLPGIPGFSQNPSQSSLQELQHNAAAQSALLQQVHSASALESYPAQPDGFPSYPSAPGTPFSLQPSLSQSGWQ; encoded by the exons ATGGATAAAAAGTCCTTTGAAATGGTGCTGGATGAAATTAGAAAG GTGGTTGATTTGCTGAGATATTTTTCCTGGGCCGAGCCCCAGTTGAAGGCAATGAAAGCATTACAGCAT AAAATGGTGGCTGTCCAGCCAACAGAAGTGGTCAATATACTCAACTGTTTCACTTTCAGTAAAGACAAACTAGTTGCTCTTGAACTGTTAGCCTc GAACATTATTGATGCACAGAATTCTCGTCCTATTGAAGATTTATTCAGGATAAATATGTCTGAGAAGAAGCGGTGCAAGAGAATACTCGAGCAG GCTTTCAAGGGGGGCTGCAAAGCTCCTCATGCTATGATATCTTCTTGTGGAACGATCCCAGGAAATCCATATCCCAAAGGAAGACCTAGCCGCATAAATGGAATTTTCCCA ggaacTCCTTTGAAAAAAGATGGTGAAGAATGTACTAATGAAGGCAAAGGAATAGCTGCACGAATTCTTGGACCATCCAAACCA CCTCCTTCAACATATAATCCACATAAACCTGTTCCTTATCCGATACCTCCATGCCGACCACATGCAACTATTGCACCAA gtgCTTATAACAATGCAGGTCTGGTACCATTAGCGAATGTCATagctccacctccacctccatatACTCCTAATCCTGTAGGAACAG agaaTGAAGACCTTTCCAATCTGTCAAAACCTGTACAGAATCAAA CATTTTCCACCCCAGCAAGTCAACTCTTTTCTCCTCATGGTTCTAATCCTTCAACACCTGCTGCAACTCCTGTTCCTACTGCATCCCCAGTCAAGGCAGTCAATCATCCATCAGCATCAGCAGCTGCCACCGTTTCTGGAATGAACCTGCTGAATACTGTCCTTCCTGTGTTCCCAGGGCAGGTCTCCTCAGCCGTTCACACACCTCAGCCATCAATACCAAACCCAACAGTTATCAGAACCCCTTCATTGCCCACTGCACCTGTTACATCCATCCACAGTACAACCACCACTCCTGTTCCTTCCATTTTTTCTAGCCTAGTGTCACTGCCAGGTCCTGCTGCCACTCCTACTCCAGCCACTCCTACCCCAGGACCTACACCACGGTCCACTCTTGGTTCCAGTGAAGCATTTGCTTCTACTTCTGCACCTTTCACTAGCCTCCCCTTTTCCACCAGCTCTACTGCTGCTTCTACCAGCAACCCAAATTCTGCTTCATTGTCATCAGTTTTTGCAGGGCTCCCTTTGCCCTTACCACCAACATCCCAAGGCCTGTCCAACCCGACTCCTGTAATTGCTGGTGGCTCTACTCCCAGCGTTGCCGGTCCACTTGGTGTGAACAGTCCTCTTTTGTCTGCGTTAAAAGGTTTTCTGACATCCAATGACACCAATTTAATCAGCTCCTCTGCTTTATCCTCTGCTGTCACAAGTGGGCTGGCTTCACTATCTTCTCTTACTCTTCAGAACTCTGACTCTTCTGCTTCAGCCCCTAACAAGTGCTATGCCCCATCAGCCATCCCTACCCCACAGAGGACTTCCACTCCAGGGTTGGCCCTGTTCCCAGGCCTGCCGTCTCCTGTGGCTAACTCAGCTTCCACTCCCCTGACATTGCCTGTACAGTCTCCTTTAGCCACTGCTGCATCAGCTTCCACGTCAGCGCCAGTTAGCTGTGGCTCCTCAGCCTCCCTTTTGCATGGCCCCCACCCAGGTACCTCAGATCTGCATATTTCATCTACCCCTGCTGTAACAACTCTTCCTGTTATGATCAAAACTGAGCCCACGAGTCCTACTCCCTCGGCCTTCAAAGGTCCATCTCATTCTGGGAATCCCTCTCATGGCACTTTAGGTTTGTCAGGGACATTGGGCCGTGCATATACTTCAACATCCGTGCCCATCAGTTTATCTACTTGCCTTAATCCTGCATTGTCAGGTCTCTCCAGCTTGAGTACTCCTTTAAATGGTTCAAATCCCCTTTCCTCTATTTCCCTTCCACCACATGGTTCCTCCACTCCCATTGCACCAGTATTCACTGCTCTTCCTCCTTTTACTTCTTTGACCAACAATTTTCCTTTAACTGGCAACCCATCTCTTAATCCATCAGTATCTCTCCCAGGGTCATTAATAGCCACCTCATCTACTGCTGCCACCTCCACATCTCTCCCTCATCCCAGCTCGACGGCAGCTGTTCTCTCAGGGCTTTCTGCTTCAGCACCGGTCTCAGCAGCACCTTTCCCCCTCAACCTGTCCACTGCTGTTCCCTCACTTTTCTCAGTTACTCAAGGACCTCTGTCATCTTCAAATCCCTCCTACCCAGGCTTTTCTGTCTCTAATACCCCAAGCGTTACCCCTGCTCTTCCCTCATTCCCGGGGCTGCAGGCGCCCTCTACAGTCGCAGCTGTCACACCACTACCTGTGGCTGCCACAGCCCCATCCCCGGCTCCAGTCCTTCCAGGATTCGCCTCAGCATTCAGTTCCAATTTCAACTCCGCTCTTGTTGCACAAGCCGG TTTATCATCTGGACTTCAAGCTGCAGGCAGTTCTGTTTTTCCAGGCCTTTTGTCCCTCCCAGGTATCCCTGGGTTTTCTCAGAATCCTTCACAATCATCCTTGCAAGAATTACAGCATAATGCGGCCGCACAGTCAGCATTGTTACAGCAG GTCCATTCAGCTTCGGCTCTGGAAAGCTATCCAGCTCAGCCTGATGGGTTTCCTAGTTATCCTTCAGCGCCAGGAACACCATTTTCTTTGCAACCAAGCCTGTCCCAAAGTGGATGGCAGTGA